From the genome of Caretta caretta isolate rCarCar2 chromosome 27, rCarCar1.hap1, whole genome shotgun sequence, one region includes:
- the PNMT gene encoding phenylethanolamine N-methyltransferase has translation MSSIVAVGESYQKFNPRAYLQNNYMPPRADFSSEDCVVPWKLRCLAEAFTTGDIHGRTLIDVGSGPTIYQLLSACDHFEEIIATDYLEVNRAVLRRWVQGEPDGFDWSPYIKHVCRIEGKGEQWKEKEQKLRGKLRQILPIDVHQPEPLGSQVGQPADALVSTFCLEAVSPDRPSFERALSNVTTLLKPGGHFLLIGALEESFYLAGEAKLSVVPVSEADVKEALSKSGYHIHNFRSYLMPPSLKIGVDDVSGVFFVHAQKKPVACD, from the exons ATGAGCAGCATCGTGGCCGTCGGGGAGAGCTACCAGAAGTTCAACCCCAGAGCCTACCTGCAAAACAACTACATGCCCCCCCGGGCCGACTTCAGCTCTGAGGACTGCGTGGTGCCCTGGAAGCTGCGGTGTCTGGCTGAAGCCTTCACCacag GTGACATCCACGGCCGCACCCTGATAGACGTCGGCTCCGGCCCCACCATCTACCAGCTCCTGAGCGCCTGTGACCACTTCGAGGAGATCATTGCCACCGACTACCTGGAGGTGAACCGGGCGGTGCTGCGCCGGTGGGTGCAGGGCGAGCCTGACGGCTTCGACTGGAGCCCCTACATCAAACACGTCTGCCGGATTGAGGGCAAAGG GGAGCAGTGGAAGGAGAAAGAGCAGAAgctcagagggaaactgaggcagatccTCCCCATCGACGTCCACCAGCCCGAGCCACTGGGCTCCCAGGTGGGCCAACCGGCCGACGCCCTGGTCTCCACCTTCTGCCTGGAGGCGGTGAGCCCTGACCGGCCGAGCTTCGAGAGAGCGCTGAGTAATGTTACCACCCTGCTGAAGCCCGGGGGCCATTTCCTCCTCATTGGTGCCCTGGAGGAGTCTTTCTACCTGGCTGGTGAGGCCAAGCTCTCAGTGGTCCCAGTGAGCGAGGCGGACGTCAAAGAGGCCTTGAGCAAGAGCGGCTACCACATCCACAACTTCCGCTCCTACCTCATGCCGCCCAGCCTGAAAATTGGCGTGGATGACGTGAGTGGGGTCTTCTTTGTCCATGCACAGAAGAAGCCTGTGGCCTGTGACTAG
- the PGAP3 gene encoding GPI-specific phospholipase A2-like PGAP3 isoform X2 has protein sequence MAAKGAALLLLLLGAAAAPGPVRGSQGDREPVYRDCLAQCERRNCSGAGLRHFRSRQPLYMSLTGWTCRDDCKYECMWLTVGLYVQEGYRVPQFHGKWPFSRFLFFQEPASAFASFLNGLANFVMLTRYKASVPPSSPMYHTCIAFAWVSLNAWFWSTVFHTRDTDVTEKMDYFCASTVILHSIYLCCVRTLGLKRPAFANAFGSFLILFLACHVSYLTLVRFDYGYNMAANVAIGLLNLFWWLGWCVRNQQRLPYVWKCMVVVLLLQGLALLELLDFPPFFWIFDAHAIWHISTIPVNVLFYSFLRDDSLYLLKANSDILKID, from the exons ATGGCGGCGAAAGGGgccgcgctgctgctgctgctgctcggggCGGCAGCGGCGCCGGGCCCGGTGCGGGGCTCGCAGGGGGATCGGGAGCCCGTGTACCGGGACTGCCTGGCCCAGTGCGAGCGGCGCAACTGCTCGGGGGCCGGCCTGCGGCACTTCCGCTCCCGGCAGCCGCTCTACATGAGCCTGACAG GCTGGACCTGCAGAGATGACTGTAAATATGAGTGCATGTGGCTTACAGTGGGGCTTTATGTCCAGGAAGGTTACAGAGTGCCTCAGTTTCATGGCAAG tggcCCTTTTCTCGCTTCCTGTTCTTCCAGGAACCTGCTTCTGCCTTTGCTTCTTTCCTTAATGGACTTGCCAACTTTGTGATGTTGACTAGATACAAAGCATCTGTCCCGCCTTCCTCTCCCATGTACCACACCTGTATCGCCTTTGCCTGG GTTTCATTAAATGCCTGGTTCTGGTCTACAGTCTTCCATACAAGggacactgatgtaactgag AAAATGGATTACTTCTGCGCTTCCACCGTCATCCTGCACTCCATCTACCTGTGCTGCGTCAG GACCCTGGGTCTGAAACGTCCAGCCTTTGCTAATGCCTTCGGGAGTTTTCTGATCCTCTTCCTGGCCTGCCATGTCTCGTACCTGACGCTTGTGCGCTTTGACTATGGCTACAACATGGCCGCAAACGTGGCGATCG GCCTTCTCAACCTCTTCTGGTGGCTGGGCTGGTGCGTCAGGAACCAGCAGCGCCTCCCGTATGTGTGGAAGTGCATGGTGGTGGTGCTGCTCCTTCAGGGCCTGGCGCTGCTCGAGCTCCTGGACTTCCCGCCCTTCTTCTGGATCTTCGACGCCCACGCCATCTGGCACATCAGCACCATTCCTGTCAACGTCCTCTTCTACAG TTTCCTCCGTGATGACAGCCTGTACCTCTTGAAGGCAAACTCGGACATTCTGAAAATAGACTAA
- the PGAP3 gene encoding GPI-specific phospholipase A2-like PGAP3 isoform X3 produces the protein MAAKGAALLLLLLGAAAAPGPVRGSQGDREPVYRDCLAQCERRNCSGAGLRHFRSRQPLYMSLTGWTCRDDCKYECMWLTVGLYVQEGYRVPQFHGKVSLNAWFWSTVFHTRDTDVTEKMDYFCASTVILHSIYLCCVRTLGLKRPAFANAFGSFLILFLACHVSYLTLVRFDYGYNMAANVAIGLLNLFWWLGWCVRNQQRLPYVWKCMVVVLLLQGLALLELLDFPPFFWIFDAHAIWHISTIPVNVLFYSFLRDDSLYLLKANSDILKID, from the exons ATGGCGGCGAAAGGGgccgcgctgctgctgctgctgctcggggCGGCAGCGGCGCCGGGCCCGGTGCGGGGCTCGCAGGGGGATCGGGAGCCCGTGTACCGGGACTGCCTGGCCCAGTGCGAGCGGCGCAACTGCTCGGGGGCCGGCCTGCGGCACTTCCGCTCCCGGCAGCCGCTCTACATGAGCCTGACAG GCTGGACCTGCAGAGATGACTGTAAATATGAGTGCATGTGGCTTACAGTGGGGCTTTATGTCCAGGAAGGTTACAGAGTGCCTCAGTTTCATGGCAAG GTTTCATTAAATGCCTGGTTCTGGTCTACAGTCTTCCATACAAGggacactgatgtaactgag AAAATGGATTACTTCTGCGCTTCCACCGTCATCCTGCACTCCATCTACCTGTGCTGCGTCAG GACCCTGGGTCTGAAACGTCCAGCCTTTGCTAATGCCTTCGGGAGTTTTCTGATCCTCTTCCTGGCCTGCCATGTCTCGTACCTGACGCTTGTGCGCTTTGACTATGGCTACAACATGGCCGCAAACGTGGCGATCG GCCTTCTCAACCTCTTCTGGTGGCTGGGCTGGTGCGTCAGGAACCAGCAGCGCCTCCCGTATGTGTGGAAGTGCATGGTGGTGGTGCTGCTCCTTCAGGGCCTGGCGCTGCTCGAGCTCCTGGACTTCCCGCCCTTCTTCTGGATCTTCGACGCCCACGCCATCTGGCACATCAGCACCATTCCTGTCAACGTCCTCTTCTACAG TTTCCTCCGTGATGACAGCCTGTACCTCTTGAAGGCAAACTCGGACATTCTGAAAATAGACTAA
- the PGAP3 gene encoding GPI-specific phospholipase A2-like PGAP3 isoform X4 — MAAKGAALLLLLLGAAAAPGPVRGSQGDREPVYRDCLAQCERRNCSGAGLRHFRSRQPLYMSLTGWTCRDDCKYECMWLTVGLYVQEGYRVPQFHGKWPFSRFLFFQEPASAFASFLNGLANFVMLTRYKASVPPSSPMYHTCIAFAWVSLNAWFWSTVFHTRDTDVTEKMDYFCASTVILHSIYLCCVRPSQPLLVAGLVRQEPAAPPVCVEVHGGGAAPSGPGAARAPGLPALLLDLRRPRHLAHQHHSCQRPLLQFPP; from the exons ATGGCGGCGAAAGGGgccgcgctgctgctgctgctgctcggggCGGCAGCGGCGCCGGGCCCGGTGCGGGGCTCGCAGGGGGATCGGGAGCCCGTGTACCGGGACTGCCTGGCCCAGTGCGAGCGGCGCAACTGCTCGGGGGCCGGCCTGCGGCACTTCCGCTCCCGGCAGCCGCTCTACATGAGCCTGACAG GCTGGACCTGCAGAGATGACTGTAAATATGAGTGCATGTGGCTTACAGTGGGGCTTTATGTCCAGGAAGGTTACAGAGTGCCTCAGTTTCATGGCAAG tggcCCTTTTCTCGCTTCCTGTTCTTCCAGGAACCTGCTTCTGCCTTTGCTTCTTTCCTTAATGGACTTGCCAACTTTGTGATGTTGACTAGATACAAAGCATCTGTCCCGCCTTCCTCTCCCATGTACCACACCTGTATCGCCTTTGCCTGG GTTTCATTAAATGCCTGGTTCTGGTCTACAGTCTTCCATACAAGggacactgatgtaactgag AAAATGGATTACTTCTGCGCTTCCACCGTCATCCTGCACTCCATCTACCTGTGCTGCGTCAG GCCTTCTCAACCTCTTCTGGTGGCTGGGCTGGTGCGTCAGGAACCAGCAGCGCCTCCCGTATGTGTGGAAGTGCATGGTGGTGGTGCTGCTCCTTCAGGGCCTGGCGCTGCTCGAGCTCCTGGACTTCCCGCCCTTCTTCTGGATCTTCGACGCCCACGCCATCTGGCACATCAGCACCATTCCTGTCAACGTCCTCTTCTACAG TTTCCTCCGTGA